CCAGCGTGCTCGACGTGCTCAACGAGGACTACGTCCGCACCGCCGAGGCGAAGGGCCTGCGACACAGGACCATCCGGGGCCGGCACATCCTGCGCAACGGCCTGCTGCCGGTGGTCACCACCATCGGCCTGCAGACCGGCGCGCTGCTCTCCGGCGCCGTGCTCACCGAGCGGGTCTACAACTGGGGTGGCCTCGGCACGCTGATCTACGACTCGATCAGCGGCGGCCGTGACTATCCGGTGCTCCAGGCGCTGATCCTGCTGGCCGCGCTGGTCTTCGTGTTGGTCAACCTCCTGGTCGACCTCTCCTACGCCTTCATCGACCCGAGGGTGCGTGTGCGATGAGCGACCCGATCGTCCAGCCCACCGTCGGCGCCCAGCGCGAGAGCGTGGACCCGTCGGCCGTCACGGAGAAGCCCGAGGGCACCCTGCCCCGCGGCCTGGACCGGCTCGGCGAGCGCAAGCGCGCCCGGCTGGAGCAGTTGGCCCAGGCCACCGCCGACAAGGGCGGCGTGAGCCTGGTCCGGGACGCGTTCCGCCGGCTGCGCCGCAACCCGACCGCGATGGTCGGCGCGTCCATCGTGGCGCTCTTCGTCCTGGTCGCGATCTTCGCGCCGCTGCTCGCGCCGCACGACCCCGCGCAGCGGTTCGACGAGCTGACGAAGAACCTGACCGTCGACAACATCCCCGGCGCCAGCAGCGAGTTCCCGCTCGGCTCCGACCCGCTCGGCCGGGACTTCCTGTCCCGGATGATCCACGGCAGCCGGCAGACCCTGTTCGTCGGCGTGCTCGCCACGCTGATCGGGCTGGCCCTGGGCGTGCTGGTGGGCGCGCTCGCGGGCGCGTTCGGCGGGTGGGTCGACAACATCCTGATGCGCTTCACCGACGTGATGCTGGCCCTGCCGGCGCTGCTGCTCGCGATCAGCCTGGTGGCCATGGCCAGCCGGTCCAGCCAGTGGACGGTCATCCTCGCGGTCGCCATCGTCAACGTGCCGATCTTCGCCCGGCTGCTACGCGGTTCGATGCTCGCCCAACGGGAGAGCGACCACGTGCTCGCGGCCCGCGCGCTCGGCGTCAAGCGCGGGGCGATCGTGCTGCGGCACATGCTCCCCAACGCGATGACCGCGGTGATCGTGCAGGCGACGCTCACCCTCTCCACCGCGATCCTGGAAGCCGCGTCGCTCTCCTTCCTCGGCCTCGGTGACCCCGACATCAACCGCGCGGAGTGGGGCCTGATGCTCGGTGTGGACGGTCAGCGCTACTTCGAGGTCCGGCCGGAGCTGGCCTACTTCCCGGCCGTCGCGATCATCGTGGTCGCGCTCGGCTTCACCCTGCTGGGCGAGGGCATGCGCGAGGCCATCGACCCGAAGAGCCGGCGGTGACGGCGGTGCGGACAAATGACCAGCACGGTGAGG
The genomic region above belongs to Micromonospora sp. WMMD1128 and contains:
- a CDS encoding ABC transporter permease, producing MDRLGERKRARLEQLAQATADKGGVSLVRDAFRRLRRNPTAMVGASIVALFVLVAIFAPLLAPHDPAQRFDELTKNLTVDNIPGASSEFPLGSDPLGRDFLSRMIHGSRQTLFVGVLATLIGLALGVLVGALAGAFGGWVDNILMRFTDVMLALPALLLAISLVAMASRSSQWTVILAVAIVNVPIFARLLRGSMLAQRESDHVLAARALGVKRGAIVLRHMLPNAMTAVIVQATLTLSTAILEAASLSFLGLGDPDINRAEWGLMLGVDGQRYFEVRPELAYFPAVAIIVVALGFTLLGEGMREAIDPKSRR